DNA sequence from the Armigeres subalbatus isolate Guangzhou_Male chromosome 1, GZ_Asu_2, whole genome shotgun sequence genome:
CTCGCGGGTGCACCACAAAGAAATTCTGGACCATCAAGTATCCCTCTAAAGATCTTGTAACTGGGAGGATGGATTATTTCTTATCACCTTCTTTTTCATTCACTCTGAATGTATTTATTCCCCACTCTGGAACTGTCAATAGTTGGTTTACATGAGAAATTTCACAATAGAATTAGTTCTAGGGCTTGGATCGTAATCCTAATGGAAATTTGACTCATTCTTTCTGAAAATACCATCTCTGTACGCATTTGTTGGTAGCTGTTGATTACCTTCCAATTGTAAGAAGTCTTCAAAATAAGCCTTTTCCTGTAACAACACAATTTCCCTCACACATAATCCTCGTTACTAACTAGTAGTTGAGCAAAGGAAGTTAAAATACTCTTCCTCAAAAACTACTCAGAAAACAGCTCAAACTAACGTTTCTTGACGTGACTTTGCATTACTTACTACATTTAACTTTTCTATAAATGATTCACAAGTAGCCAAGAGTTGAATACGTTTTGACATATGGAGCATCATCGGTGGCGGAATCATCCCTGAAAAGTGAAATAATTACTCTCAAGCATTttatttgcgaaaaaaaaatctaaaagtcaCTTACTCATCATCCCAAGGACACACAGCATTTCCTTTCCGCTCGCTATTGTCTTCCTCACTTTTCTGCTGCTGAACAGAGTCCTTATCCTTCCGCTCCCTACGTTTCTTCCGTTTCACCTGATCCTCAATGATAACGACCGTTGCACCGGCCGACGCTTCCGGTTCCTGTTCCTGCTTCTCCCGGGTAGTCACGTGAACCGTCACCGTTTCGGTATGGTCCGTCTCGTCGGTGTCCGGTTCGTCGTCGCCTGGATCCATCTCGACCTCGGCCAGAGGAGCGATCGACGGGGCCGGGGTTGGTGCCGGAGCCACACAGCCCGGAGCCGGTATGTCCCCCTCCATCATGATGTCGTACTCGGCCTGTTCCAGTGAGGATTGGTTTGGCTGGGAAAGTGATTCCGAGAAATTGTCATCCTCCGCCAGGGGAGACATATCCTGCGGCGGTTCCGGCATTTTGTGGTACGTTCCCGGTGCGGTACCATCCTCTTCGGTTTCTTCGCTGGTAAAATATACCTTTTGATAAATAAGAGCACAGAATTTGAAGATAATCATTCAAACAGCCAGTTGAATAAACATTTGCttagttttgaaaaatgaatAACAAACGGTTGATGTTTCCATACGACAATGGCAGAACGATAAAACTTACTCATCCAAAATATTGATAATTATTAAGTTGGGCGCATTAGCTAATACATTATAAtgttaattcaaattaaaagtaaattcaatttcaaacgaATCCATAAGTAATTCAAACCTATCCAAATCTAAAACAACCAGCTTCTATTATACAACACCAGTAAAAATAACGGGTTTAAAATGATCTTGTTGACAACGATTTATTCTTTAAGAATGCTGgataaatcaaaataattttatcgATTTTCCTAGTTTGGTCCAGCTCgaattaaatcgaaataaaatctaaataaaactcaaataaaattaaaatttaaacccAACCAAATTTATCTACTTCCAGTAATAATCAAATCAAGTTCCAAAAAAATCCAGTCCTGATTCAAGCACAGCTCGATctaaatccagttcaaatccaatgccaacccaatctgaatccaatcaaaatccaatccaaacccaatccactccaatccaaatccaatccattccaaataaaatgcaaatccaatacaaattcaatccaaatccaatccaaatccaatccaaatccaatccaaatccaatccaaatccaatccaaatccaatccaaatccaatccaaatccaatccaaatccaatccaaatccaatccaaatccaatccaaatcggtcagtcgtccaaatccaatccaaatccaatcaaatcagtcAATCAGTCCAAAGTCAGTCCAAAATCCAATCCgtcaagtccaggtcggtcagtcagtcaagtcagtcaatccaggttggtttggattgggtttgaattggttggatgttttgattggttggtttgtgttgattggtttggattcacGTTGGttctgaatttggattggattttggttggatGGTTGAATtagtttgaattggtttgaattggttagTTGGATGAACAGATTGGACtgaattggttggttggtttggatggttggattggtttggttggttagttggttggtttggactggttggtttggattggtttggattggtttggatggttggatggttggattggtttggattggttggattggtttggttggtttggttggtttggttggttggattggtttggttggtttggttggtttggttggtttggttggtttggttggtttggattggtttggattggtttggttggtttggattggtttggttggtttggttggtttggttggtttggattggtttggttggtttggattggtttggttggtttggttggtttggttggtttggttggtttggttggtttggttggtttggttggtttggttggtttggttggtttggttggtttggttggtttggttggtttggttggtttggttggtttgggttggtttggttggtttggttggtttggttggtttggttcaGTTAATCCGTCTGATCCGGTCAATCCAAGATTCAGTCcgtcaatcaaatcaaatcaggtcagtcagtcgatccgaatccgatcagatccagtcgatcagtcagatcgatccagtcgatccgtcagtcgatcagtcagatcgagtcagtcagatccggtcagatcagtcgatcagatcgatcgatcgatcgatcagatcagtcagtcgatcgatcgatcggtcgatcagtcgatccagtcgatccagtcaggtcgatccagtcagtcgatcggtcagtccagatcagtcagatcgatcGATCGAGTCAAGATCGGTCAGtcaatcagtcagatcagtccaggatcagtcagatcagtcagatcagatccagatcagtcagtcaggtcagtccagatccagtcagatccagtccaggtcagtcaggatcagtccagagtcagtcaggtcagtccagtccagtcgatccggtccagtcagtccagatcgaggtcagtcagatccagtccagatcggttcaGGTCCCAGGTCGgtgagtcagtccaagtccagtcagtcaatcaggtcagtccagtccaggtccagtcagtcagtcatccgttcagtcggtcagatccaggtcggagatcggtcaagtcagtccagatcggtcagatcagtcagtccaggagtcaggtcagtcggtccagatcatcagtccagatccagtcaggtcagtcagatccagtcaggtcagtcagtcgatccagatccggtcagatcggtccggtcagtcagatccagtccaagatcagtcagatccagtccagatccagtccagatccagtcaaggtcgagtccagatccagtcaggtcagtccagatcagtcaggtcgatccaagatcgatccaggtcagtccagatccgatccaggtccagatccagtccgatccagtccagatcagtcagatcgatccagtcagtccagatccagtccagatccagtcaaatcagtccagatccagtcaagatccagtcagtcagtccagtcgagtcagatccagtcaagtcggtcagatccagtcaggtcagatccagtcagtcaagtcagatccaggtcagatccagtcagatcgatccagatccagtcaggtcagtccagatccagtcaagtcagtccagatccagtccagatcggtcaaatcgatccagtcagtccagatccagtccaggtcggtcagtccagatcagtcagtccagtccagatccagtccagatccagtcaagatccagtcaggtccagtccagatcgagtccaggtcagtccagtccagtcagtcgatccagtcagtcaatccagtcaggtcaggtccgaTCCAGAGTCgatcccagatccagtcagatcgatccagatcagtccagatccagtcagatccagtcagtccagatccagtccagtcagtcaggtcggatCAGTCAATTCAGTCAgtcgatcagatccagtcagatccagtccaagtccagatccagtcaagtcagtccagtcagatccagtccgatcaggtcagtccagatccagtccagatccagtccagatcagtccaggtccagtcagatcagtccaggtcagtccagatcagtcaagtccagtcagtcagatccagtcgatcagatccagtccagatcagtccaaatcgatccaggtcagtcaagatcagtccagatccagtccagatccagtcaggtcaagatcagtcagatccggtccagtccagtccagatccagtcagatccagtcaggtccaagatccagtcagatcgatcagtccaggtcagtccagatccagtccaagatccagtccagatcagtccagatccagtcaaatccagtcaagtcagtcaggtcagtccaggtcagtccggtcggtcagatccagtccagatccagtcagattccaggtcagtccagatccagtccagatccagtccagatcaggtcagtcaatccagtccaggtcgatccagatccagtccaggtcagtccagatccagtcaggtcggtccagatcgatccaggtcagatccagtccaggtcagtccagatcagtcagatccagtccaggtccgatcagtcagatccagtccaggtcagtcagtccaagtcagtcaggtcaatcagatccagtccaggtcagtccagatccagtccagatccagtccagatcagtccagtcagtccaggtccagtccaggtcagtcaggtcagtccaggtcagtccagatccagtcaggagtCAGATCGatcgagtcagtccagatccagtcaggtcagtccaggtcagtccagatccagtcagtcagtcaggtcaatccagatcagatccagtcagatcaagtccagatccagtcagtccaagtcagtccagatccagtccagatccagtcagtcagtccagatcagtccaggtccagtcagatcggtccagaaatccagtccagagtccgtccagagtccagtcggatcagtccagtcagtccagtcggtctgagtcagtccagatccagtccagatcggtcaagatcggtcaggtcagtccagatccagtccaggtcagtcagatccagtccagtccaggtcagtccagatcagtccaggtcagtcagatcggtccaggtccagtccagatccagtccagatcagtccagatccagtcagatccagtcaagtcagtcaggtcagtccagatccagtccaggtccagtccaggtcagatccagatcggtcaggtcagtccaggtcagtcagtcaggtcagtcaatcgatccagtcagatccagtccagatcagatcgatccagatcagtccaggtcagtccagatccagtccaagtcagtcaggtcagtccagatcagtcgatcaggtcgatccaagtcagtccagtcagtccagtccagatccaagtcagatccagtccaggtccagatccagtccaggtcagtccaggtcagtccagatccagtcaagtcagtccaggtcagtcggtcggtcagatccagtcgagtcaggtccagtcggtccaagtcagtcaggtcagtccaggtcgattcaagatccagtcagatcagtcagatcgaatccaggtcagtccaagtcaggtcagtcgatcccggattcagtccagatcggtcaggtcagtcaggtccatcagatccagtccaagtcgatccagtcggtcagattcagtccagatccagtccacaggtcagtcagatcgaatcaggtcagtccagatccagtcagtccagtccagatccagtccaattcagtcaggtccagtcaaggtcagtccagatcagtcggtccagatcgatccagatccagtcaagtcagtcaggtcagtcaggtcagtccaggtcagtccagatcggtcaggtcagtccagtcggtgtcaggtccagtccggatcaggtcagtcagtcagtcaagtccgatccagtcagtccaggtcagtccagatccagtcaggtccatcgatccagtcagtccagtccagtcaggatcagtccgatccagtcaggtcagtcaggtcagatccagtcagtcagatccagtcagtcagatcagtcaagtcagtccagatccagtccagatccagtccaagtcagtccagatccagtcaagtccaagtccaggtccagtcaagatccagtccaggtcagtcagatccagtccaggtcagtccaagatcgatccagatccagtcagatcggtccagatcgagtccaggtcgatcgatcagtccagatccagtcaggtccagtccagatcagtccaagatccagtcagatcagtcaagtcgaagtcaagtcagtcaggtcggtcagatccagtccagatcagtcaggtcagtccagatcagtcaggtccagtccagatccaggtcagatccagtcgagtcaagtcaagatcagtcaggatcagtccagatccagtccagatcgattcagatccagtcagatcggtcagatcgatccagatccagtcgagtcagtcaggtcagtccaagtcagtccagatccagtccagatcggtcaggagtccaggtcagatcggtcaggtcagtcagatccagtccagatccagtccagtccaggtcagatccagtcagtccagatcagtcagtccagatccagtcaaggtcagtcaaatccagtccgatccagtccgatcagtcggttcagtccagtccaggtcagtcggtcagatcgatccagatccagtccagtcaatcaggtccagatccagtccagatccagtccgagtcagtcagatccagtcagatcagtcaagtcagtccaagtccagtccaggtcagtcgatccagtcagatccggatcggtcagatccagtcaggtcagtccagatccagtcagatcagtcaggtcgatcgatccaagtcaagtcagtcagtcagatccagtcagatccagtccagatccagtccagatcagtccaggtcgagtccgagatccagtccagatccagtccagtcagtcaggtccaaatcagatccagtcagatcaggtcagtccagtcaggtcagtccagatcgatccagatccagtcaatccaagtcagtcagtcaggtcgatcccaggtcagtccagatcgagtcaggtcagtccagagtcgatCGGTCAGGatccgatccagatccagtccaggtcagtcagatccagtccagatcggtccaggtccagtcaggtcagtcaagtcagatcgatcagtccagtccagatccagtccagagtcgattcaggtcagtccaggtcagtcgatcagtccagtccaagtcaatcagtccagatcaagtccaggtcagtcagtccagatcagtcagatccagtccaggtcagtccagatccagtccaagtccagtccaggtcgatccagatcaaatcaagatccagtccagatccagtcaagtcgatccagtcgatcagtcaaatccagtccaggtcgagtccagatcagtcaagtcaatccaggtcagtccaaaggtcagtcaagatcagtcaaatcagtccagatccagtcagatcaagtccagatccagtcagatcagtcaggtcagtccagatccggtccaggtcagtccaagtcagatccagtccagatccagtccaggtcagtccagatcggtcagtcgatccagtccagtcagtccagatcggtcaggtcagtccagtccggtcaggtccaagtcagatccagatccagaatTCAGGTCGATCAGTcaatccaggtcggtcaggtcagatcggtcagatcaagtcaggtcggtccagatcagtccagatcagtcagatcagtccagatccagtccagatcagtccagatcagtatccaggtcagtcagatccagtccag
Encoded proteins:
- the LOC134205540 gene encoding uncharacterized protein LOC134205540; protein product: MPEPPQDMSPLAEDDNFSESLSQPNQSSLEQAEYDIMMEGDIPAPGCVAPAPTPAPSIAPLAEVEMDPGDDEPDTDETDHTETVTVHVTTREKQEQEPEASAGATVVIIEDQVKRKKRRERKDKDSVQQQKSEEDNSERKGNAVCPWDDEDDSATDDAPYVKTYSTLGYL